The nucleotide window ACTACATGAACTTGTGACAGAGTGATTCGACAAATGGGTTTAGACCATTGGATATTTGGttcagagaatggggtttaGTGTTTTTGCAATTGTATAAAACTGTAACAGTTCTAATGGAAATTTATGGACACGATTACAGTATAATAATCAGCATTCTATTTCAGTAATTTTTTTATTAAACCAAAGAATGATAAACTATGCCTACAAATTGACACGTTATATTTCTGAACATAAACTTGGGATATAATATGGTTTGAAGCTGTATTAATGATAAGTTTGttatcaaagagtttattttaGACTTTTTTCCCAAACACATATTTTTGCTAAAGAAGCAGAATCAGGATTACTAagcaacacagtgtgtgtgaaatgtaatTTGCAGAAATATGCTTCTCACTACATACAGACACGAGTTAGCAAGAGAAAGATTTCCTTTAATGATGCACAATACTGGCACACATGTACTGGATAGTTATGTACATCAAATGTACTGCCGTACGTATAATGTTAGAAGAACATCGGATGTCTGTAAGATAAATACAAAAATAGCTTTTTCTATTTAGCTCAGCACATACTCAACCAGAAAGAGGAAACCAGAAGACATGATAAACATTTTGTAGATAACAACCACATGACCAATATTCTCCGTCTTTTACGCAGGCGTGCAAACATCTTTGGTCCACATAACAGCCAGTAAACAGTAGAAAGTGGTCGTTATAAGTTGTTGATGATTTATAAAACATCTGAATGTGATATTAGCATTTGAGTGACCAAATAATAGAGACGTTTATTTTCCTTCGTTTTCCAGCCGCCCTCGTGGAACCTGAAATCTGTTACGTCCTGGATGGCATCCTGTTTCTGTACGGCATCATCCTCACGGCCCTCTACTGCAGACTCAGGGTAAGGCCTCTCATCCTCATCCATACGTCTCCTCCGTCTACTTCCCGCCAGTCTTTCAATGCTCCCCAGGTGTGGATGACACCAATATAGAGATATAACTCAGTTTATGCTGCCCCTTAAATAAACTTCAGTTATATGCTTGCGATGTGATTGACACCTATCAGAGTTTTGTGGCCCTGTGTCCCAAGTTGTGAGATTCCACCATCACACCTAAACAGACCCAACAACTCCTACACAGCTGTTAGCTTATGATCATATTCAACAGGGTAAAGCCAAGTCAAAATCATGTTAAATGAACATGTTAAATGTACACACTTGATGATTACATAGACGCTGAACAGCAACGTTGCGGTGGTCACTTTTTAAACACGTTCTTTCTTACCAACAGATGAATGCAATGAAGCAGCAGCCAACGGCACCGGTAAGAACACATTTTACACGTCACTATAcatcatgcacgcacacatccacaaaGTCACACTTCTATAGCTTATCTTTCTCACTCCGTTTTTCGGCAATGAAACTCAGAACCCAGAAAATAATATTTCCGTGTTGTCATCACAATGATGAATCTCATCTGAAGCAATAGTTCCATTGCGTTACCTATTTCTGCTGTATCTGACAGAAAAGAGGTAGTGTATCTGGTGCATGACAGAAGTGTATTGTATTGCTTATTTTATGAACGTGTTGAGCATTTAAAGTGTATGTTGAATGTGTTTGTCTGACCAAGAGTACTTTTGTCCCCCATCACAGAAACAAGAGAGCATCTACATTGTAAGTCCTTTatggatgatgaggaggaggacgtcgaagaagaagaaaaagtagGGGAGGCAATGAGGAGGAGATCATCTAAATTTCTCTCACTGTCccctccctcgtctctctccccctccctccttgatctcttctccccctcactcctttctctcccctccctcctctctctctctctctctctctctctctctctccctcttctctctccctccctcctctctccctcatcatcgctcctctccctctcccttactcctctctctctctcttgctctctttctctctctctccctccctccgcacgatctctctctctcttcctctttcaggAATTAGACCCCCGTGCCCAGCAGGACACCTATGAGGAAATTGGTCAAAGGAAAGGACTGCATTAGTGGAGAAGGAACATGGATGAAAGGTGTTAATCTTGGATGTCTTTACGTCATTATTTActactttttttgttgttgcatttttcttcttctatttgCCATGTCTTATGCTGTGAAG belongs to Osmerus mordax isolate fOsmMor3 chromosome 23, fOsmMor3.pri, whole genome shotgun sequence and includes:
- the LOC136967635 gene encoding high affinity immunoglobulin epsilon receptor subunit gamma-like; the protein is MMGRAWLISAFPLWMNLGSAAALVEPEICYVLDGILFLYGIILTALYCRLRMNAMKQQPTAPKQESIYIELDPRAQQDTYEEIGQRKGLH